The following proteins are encoded in a genomic region of Pseudodesulfovibrio mercurii:
- a CDS encoding OmpA/MotB family protein — MDTNSGLGFTSFHQMEGPDPNRGANDWAVPWSDLMMVMFVLFVVLFIYTSTKQDVKILFSRQSAEKAQAAGALDPLMGLIGQIASRADTGGSRDVVRMAEKEVLYRSRTNGITVVREAPGRVRVTLRGDLFFDGNSGRLKPESAAYLDEIGDVVRLSVGLVHVIGFADQSEAEGSSSFTLSSERAASVADQLITRLGIEPKRLVITGRGAYQPELPDTSAANQTLNRRVEIVIANNS; from the coding sequence ATGGATACGAACAGCGGACTGGGATTCACCTCGTTTCACCAGATGGAAGGGCCGGACCCGAACCGGGGGGCCAACGACTGGGCCGTGCCCTGGTCCGACCTGATGATGGTCATGTTCGTGCTCTTCGTGGTGCTGTTCATCTACACGAGCACCAAGCAGGACGTGAAGATCCTGTTCAGCCGCCAGTCGGCCGAGAAGGCCCAGGCGGCCGGCGCCCTGGACCCGCTCATGGGGCTCATCGGCCAGATCGCCAGCCGGGCCGACACCGGCGGGTCGCGGGACGTGGTCCGCATGGCCGAGAAGGAGGTCCTGTACCGCTCCCGGACCAACGGCATCACCGTGGTCCGCGAGGCCCCGGGCAGGGTGCGCGTGACCCTGCGCGGCGACCTCTTCTTCGACGGCAACTCCGGGCGGCTCAAGCCCGAGTCCGCCGCGTACCTGGACGAGATCGGGGACGTGGTCCGCCTCAGCGTGGGGCTGGTCCACGTCATCGGGTTCGCGGACCAGAGCGAGGCCGAGGGATCCAGCAGCTTCACCCTGTCCTCGGAGCGGGCGGCGAGCGTGGCCGACCAGCTCATCACCCGGCTCGGCATCGAGCCCAAGCGGCTGGTCATCACCGGCAGGGGGGCGTACCAGCCCGAGTTGCCCGACACCTCGGCGGCCAACCAGACCCTGAACCGGCGGGTCGAAATCGTCATCGCCAACAACAGCTGA
- a CDS encoding glucokinase, which produces MAKILAADIGGTHSRFALFEARGNDLEMLDSIWLDTHGARTFPELLEQLWDSEFPVRPGGFEAAVLAPAGAVYHGLTCPDLPNAPWGIDLREVDFGTPAVRLINDFSAQAYACRTSAVADALVIQAGEPVDGETIGIIGAGTGLGYSALLRTGDTWTALPSEGGHMAFPFIGRDEAEYAEFNRIESGRNWPEGDSVVTGLGLQLVHRFLTGEDLTPKEISARITPQSETTRWYARFYARACRNWAIGLMTTGGMFIAGGVAAKNPMFVQVPDFLEEFHNSHVYQEFLGTIPVRLNANQASGLFGAAFFGAQMLAGRGGRG; this is translated from the coding sequence ATGGCCAAGATTCTGGCCGCCGACATCGGCGGCACCCACAGTCGTTTCGCCTTGTTCGAGGCGCGGGGCAACGACCTCGAGATGCTGGATTCCATCTGGCTCGACACCCACGGGGCGCGGACCTTTCCGGAGCTCCTGGAACAGCTCTGGGACAGCGAGTTCCCGGTCCGGCCGGGCGGCTTCGAGGCGGCGGTCCTGGCCCCGGCCGGGGCCGTGTACCACGGCCTGACCTGCCCGGACCTGCCCAACGCGCCGTGGGGCATCGACCTGCGCGAGGTGGACTTCGGCACGCCCGCAGTGCGCCTGATCAACGATTTTTCGGCCCAGGCCTATGCCTGCCGCACCTCGGCCGTGGCCGACGCCCTGGTCATCCAGGCCGGGGAGCCCGTGGACGGAGAGACCATCGGGATCATCGGGGCCGGGACCGGGCTCGGCTATTCCGCGCTGCTCAGGACCGGCGACACCTGGACGGCCCTGCCGTCAGAGGGCGGACACATGGCCTTCCCCTTCATCGGCCGGGACGAGGCCGAGTACGCGGAGTTCAACCGCATCGAAAGCGGGCGCAACTGGCCCGAGGGGGACTCCGTGGTCACCGGCCTGGGGCTTCAACTCGTGCACCGCTTCCTGACCGGCGAGGACCTGACGCCCAAGGAAATCTCGGCCCGGATCACCCCGCAAAGCGAGACCACCCGGTGGTACGCCCGGTTCTACGCCAGGGCGTGCCGCAACTGGGCCATCGGGCTGATGACCACCGGCGGCATGTTCATCGCGGGCGGGGTGGCGGCCAAGAACCCCATGTTCGTGCAGGTTCCCGATTTTCTGGAGGAATTTCACAATTCCCACGTGTACCAGGAGTTCCTGGGCACCATCCCGGTCCGGCTCAACGCCAACCAGGCGAGCGGCCTGTTCGGCGCGGCCTTCTTCGGCGCACAGATGCTGGCCGGGCGCGGCGGAAGAGGGTGA
- a CDS encoding motility protein A — protein MGRKNLIGIVLSLIIFAGSFLLTGAAGAYFNLAAFLVVISGLSAAMLISYPVKHVVNAFQVAKNVYSNGRTTAEEIVNTLLDLSVKSKVDGVLSLERSANKATSSFMKSGLCLLVDNYKEEEIRECLNAEMAFFNLRRQQSERFFQTLARTAPAFGVAGSVIGLIGLLMGINDTAVILKNIPVAFISTLYGLILSHLVFSPIAENINYSTRAELLNQKLVMEGIVAISKEQNSYKLERKLASFLSPSEREGKTETLRRITRKYVQRKRGPVELADMADGTEGAEAAQTAMDKATEAA, from the coding sequence ATGGGCAGAAAGAATCTCATCGGCATCGTCTTGAGCCTGATCATCTTCGCGGGCAGTTTCCTGCTCACCGGAGCGGCCGGGGCGTATTTCAACCTGGCGGCCTTCCTGGTGGTCATCTCCGGCCTGAGCGCGGCCATGCTCATCAGCTACCCGGTCAAACACGTGGTCAACGCCTTCCAGGTGGCCAAGAACGTCTATTCCAACGGCCGGACCACGGCCGAGGAGATCGTCAACACGCTCCTCGACCTGTCGGTCAAGTCCAAGGTGGACGGCGTGCTCTCCCTGGAGCGCTCGGCCAACAAGGCCACCAGCTCCTTCATGAAGAGCGGGCTGTGCCTGCTGGTGGACAACTACAAGGAGGAGGAGATCCGCGAGTGCCTGAACGCGGAGATGGCCTTCTTCAACCTGCGCCGCCAGCAGAGCGAGCGGTTCTTCCAGACCCTGGCCCGCACGGCCCCGGCCTTCGGCGTGGCCGGATCGGTCATCGGGCTCATCGGCCTGCTCATGGGCATCAACGACACGGCCGTGATCCTCAAAAACATCCCGGTGGCTTTCATCTCCACCCTGTACGGGCTGATCCTGTCCCACCTGGTGTTCTCGCCCATTGCCGAAAACATCAATTATTCAACGAGGGCCGAGCTGCTCAACCAGAAGCTGGTCATGGAGGGCATCGTGGCCATCAGCAAGGAGCAGAACTCCTACAAGCTCGAGCGCAAGCTGGCCTCGTTTCTGTCTCCGTCCGAGCGTGAGGGCAAGACCGAAACCCTGCGGCGCATCACCCGCAAGTACGTGCAGCGCAAGCGCGGCCCCGTGGAACTGGCCGACATGGCGGACGGCACGGAGGGCGCGGAGGCGGCTCAAACTGCCATGGACAAGGCCACCGAGGCGGCCTGA
- a CDS encoding ABC transporter permease, whose translation MWDFLIPLFAATVQSGTPILYATLGEMMTEKGGVLNLGVEGMMAISALAAFWASYVTGSPWLGFLAGGCAGMLMASLHAFVCVTCLGNQVVSGLALTILGGGLTHFLGVPYVGLAAPGFDPFDFPLLARIPVLGDIFFRHDMLVYVSFIIPVVFWFFFRRTSLGLHVAATGEMPAAAAAAGLKPIRLRYFAVIAGGFLVGLGGAYLSLAYTHLWTNGLSGGRGWIAVALVIFAFWRPGRAVVGAYLFGGVMAFQLRLQAAGTHLPSSLLLMLPYLLTILVLILSAWRGRRIDAPAALGTNIEPEG comes from the coding sequence ATGTGGGATTTCCTCATACCGCTGTTCGCGGCCACCGTGCAGTCCGGCACCCCCATCCTGTACGCCACCCTGGGCGAGATGATGACCGAGAAGGGCGGGGTGCTGAACCTCGGCGTGGAGGGCATGATGGCCATCTCGGCCCTGGCCGCCTTCTGGGCCAGCTACGTCACCGGCTCCCCCTGGCTCGGCTTCCTGGCGGGCGGTTGCGCGGGCATGCTCATGGCCTCGCTGCACGCCTTTGTCTGCGTCACCTGCCTGGGCAACCAGGTGGTCTCCGGCCTGGCCCTGACCATCCTGGGCGGCGGCCTGACCCATTTCCTCGGCGTGCCCTACGTGGGCCTGGCCGCGCCCGGCTTCGATCCCTTCGATTTCCCGCTGCTTGCGCGGATTCCGGTGCTCGGCGACATCTTCTTCCGGCACGACATGCTCGTCTACGTGTCCTTCATCATCCCGGTCGTCTTCTGGTTCTTCTTCCGGCGGACCAGCCTCGGCCTGCACGTGGCCGCCACCGGCGAGATGCCCGCAGCGGCCGCCGCAGCGGGCCTCAAGCCCATCCGGCTGCGCTACTTTGCTGTCATCGCGGGCGGCTTCCTGGTGGGGCTCGGCGGGGCGTACCTGTCGCTCGCCTACACCCACCTGTGGACCAACGGGCTGTCCGGCGGTCGCGGCTGGATCGCCGTGGCTCTGGTCATCTTCGCCTTCTGGCGTCCGGGCCGGGCCGTGGTCGGCGCGTACCTCTTCGGCGGGGTCATGGCCTTCCAGCTCCGGCTCCAGGCCGCGGGCACGCACCTGCCGTCCTCCCTGCTGCTCATGCTGCCCTACCTGCTGACCATCCTGGTCCTGATCCTGTCGGCCTGGCGGGGCCGCCGCATCGACGCGCCCGCCGCGCTCGGCACCAACATCGAGCCGGAGGGGTAG
- a CDS encoding GNAT family N-acetyltransferase, whose amino-acid sequence MNLRTTTGCEGIDWQTVADILKLVGMASHAPEVLARAFRASHTTVFIHDGDKLVGFGRAISDGAYQAAVYDCAVLPEYQGHGLGAAIMRAILDGVGECNVILYAAPGKEGFYRKQGFSNMKTGMARFVRPAVMREKGFTD is encoded by the coding sequence ATGAACTTGCGAACGACGACCGGTTGCGAAGGCATCGACTGGCAGACCGTGGCGGACATCCTCAAACTGGTGGGCATGGCCTCCCATGCGCCCGAGGTGCTCGCCAGGGCGTTCCGGGCGAGCCACACCACGGTCTTCATCCATGACGGGGACAAGCTGGTCGGCTTCGGCCGGGCCATCTCCGACGGCGCGTACCAGGCCGCGGTCTACGACTGCGCGGTCCTCCCGGAATACCAGGGCCACGGCCTCGGGGCCGCGATCATGCGCGCCATCCTGGACGGTGTGGGGGAGTGCAACGTCATCCTCTATGCGGCCCCCGGCAAGGAGGGCTTCTACCGCAAACAGGGCTTCAGCAACATGAAGACGGGCATGGCGCGGTTCGTCCGGCCCGCCGTCATGCGGGAAAAGGGCTTCACCGACTAG
- a CDS encoding class I SAM-dependent methyltransferase, whose amino-acid sequence MDAKPKAAGKSSIGHIDLDLALDNIMVGPRATYLDLGCGAGNYTLALARRLGAGSLVYALDLWEDGIIALAETAREEGLGNIEPKVADLSQPLDLETGSVDAAFMATVLHDLPEAARPGLMGELSRVLVPGGVFALIEFKKFAHGPGPSSPDKRIGPEDADRLTAPHGFVRDGTVDLGEFTYLARFIRK is encoded by the coding sequence ATGGACGCCAAGCCCAAGGCCGCAGGCAAGAGCAGTATCGGCCACATTGATCTGGACCTCGCCCTCGACAACATCATGGTCGGCCCCCGGGCCACGTACCTCGACCTCGGCTGCGGCGCGGGGAACTACACCCTGGCCCTGGCCCGGCGGCTGGGCGCGGGCTCCCTGGTTTACGCCCTGGATTTGTGGGAGGACGGCATCATCGCCCTGGCCGAGACAGCGCGCGAAGAGGGGCTGGGCAACATCGAACCCAAGGTGGCCGACCTCTCCCAGCCCCTGGACCTGGAGACCGGCTCGGTGGACGCCGCGTTCATGGCCACGGTCCTGCACGATCTGCCCGAAGCGGCCCGGCCCGGCCTCATGGGCGAGTTGAGCCGCGTGCTCGTGCCCGGCGGCGTCTTCGCCCTCATCGAGTTCAAGAAATTCGCCCACGGCCCCGGCCCGTCGAGCCCGGACAAGCGCATCGGCCCGGAGGACGCGGACAGGCTGACCGCCCCCCACGGGTTCGTCCGGGACGGTACGGTCGATCTCGGCGAGTTCACCTATCTCGCCAGGTTCATTCGGAAATAG
- the gpt gene encoding xanthine phosphoribosyltransferase: MVDKSRYQKMFPVSWEQLHRDCRALSWRLVDKGPWKGILAITRGGLVPAAIIARELDIHLIDTICLSSYDWKNQGEATILKEVDNDGEGWLLIDDLVDTGKTAKIARDMVPRAHFATVYAKPAGRPTVDTFITEVSQDTWILFPWDAGSQFVEPIAQASE; the protein is encoded by the coding sequence ATGGTTGACAAGAGCCGATACCAGAAGATGTTTCCGGTTTCCTGGGAGCAGTTGCACCGCGACTGCCGGGCCCTGTCCTGGCGGCTGGTGGACAAGGGACCGTGGAAGGGCATCCTGGCCATCACCCGTGGCGGTCTGGTCCCGGCGGCCATCATCGCCCGTGAGCTGGACATCCACCTCATCGACACCATCTGCCTGTCCTCCTACGACTGGAAGAACCAGGGCGAGGCCACCATACTCAAGGAAGTGGACAACGACGGCGAGGGCTGGCTGCTCATCGACGACCTGGTGGACACGGGCAAGACCGCCAAGATCGCCCGCGACATGGTCCCCAGGGCGCACTTCGCCACGGTCTACGCCAAGCCCGCGGGCCGCCCCACGGTGGACACCTTCATCACCGAGGTCAGCCAGGACACCTGGATTCTGTTCCCCTGGGACGCCGGTTCGCAGTTCGTGGAGCCCATCGCCCAGGCCTCGGAGTAG
- the pal gene encoding peptidoglycan-associated lipoprotein Pal: protein MRIKWYVGIVALMAVSLLLFAGCAKKSTTTEPTQSQVEVKDDTQWTPPQPAEPAVDEAALAAEQQARAKAEAVQELTNVTIHFAFNSYELSDESRSILAQKATILRKFADVNVVIEGHCDERGTEEYNLALGERRARAAYEHLVILGVEPERMKIVSYGEEYPVDPGHNETAWAKNRRDEFVIK from the coding sequence ATGAGAATCAAATGGTATGTCGGTATTGTGGCCCTTATGGCCGTGTCCCTTCTTCTCTTTGCCGGGTGTGCGAAGAAATCTACAACCACGGAGCCGACCCAGAGTCAGGTCGAAGTGAAGGACGATACCCAGTGGACGCCGCCCCAGCCGGCAGAGCCCGCCGTGGATGAGGCCGCCCTGGCCGCCGAGCAGCAGGCCCGCGCAAAGGCCGAGGCTGTCCAGGAACTGACCAACGTGACCATCCATTTTGCCTTCAATTCCTATGAACTGAGCGACGAATCCCGCTCGATCCTGGCCCAGAAGGCCACCATCCTGCGCAAGTTCGCGGACGTCAACGTGGTCATTGAAGGCCATTGCGACGAACGCGGCACCGAGGAATACAACCTCGCCCTGGGCGAGCGCCGCGCCCGCGCCGCCTACGAACACCTCGTCATCCTGGGCGTGGAACCCGAACGCATGAAGATCGTCAGCTACGGCGAGGAATACCCCGTGGACCCGGGCCACAACGAAACCGCCTGGGCCAAGAACCGCCGCGACGAATTCGTCATCAAATAA
- a CDS encoding Maf family protein has translation MTKPGPFQNRTPIVLASGSPRRRELLSDLGLTFDVHPSPLDEPSPEPGETPAAYVLRMAELKTLDVATRFRGATVIGADTAVVLGERIMGKPRSRLDALDMLTALSGATHQVVTGFCVVLPDGRTLSEAVSTDVDMRTSTEGELMSYIETGEPMDKAGAYAIQGVGTFLVTAIRGSYTNVVGLPVARVLEVLLASGIITPGRG, from the coding sequence ATGACGAAACCAGGCCCCTTTCAGAACCGCACCCCCATCGTCCTGGCCTCGGGCTCGCCCCGTCGGCGCGAACTGCTGTCCGACCTCGGGCTGACCTTCGACGTGCATCCGAGCCCCCTCGACGAGCCCTCGCCCGAGCCGGGCGAGACGCCCGCCGCCTACGTCCTGCGCATGGCCGAACTCAAGACCCTGGACGTGGCGACACGTTTCCGGGGCGCCACGGTCATCGGCGCGGACACCGCCGTGGTCCTGGGCGAGCGGATCATGGGCAAGCCGCGTTCCCGGCTCGACGCCCTGGACATGCTCACCGCCCTGTCCGGCGCGACCCATCAGGTGGTCACCGGCTTCTGTGTGGTTCTGCCCGACGGCAGGACCCTGTCCGAGGCCGTGAGCACGGACGTGGACATGCGCACCTCCACCGAGGGCGAGCTGATGAGCTACATCGAGACCGGCGAGCCCATGGACAAGGCCGGGGCCTACGCCATCCAGGGCGTGGGCACCTTCCTGGTCACGGCCATACGCGGTTCCTACACCAACGTGGTCGGCCTGCCCGTGGCCCGCGTCCTGGAGGTGCTCCTCGCCTCCGGCATCATCACTCCCGGACGCGGCTGA
- a CDS encoding BMP family ABC transporter substrate-binding protein has protein sequence MKKLLKLIGLPAALLLSLSLFACGEAPQEKKAEEPAKTEEAQAPAPKEEPKMVKAGFIYVSPVGDAGYSYAHDLGRQAVDALPWATTKFAESVPEGADSERVLRNMAREGMDIIFATSFGYMDPVMKVAKEFPDTKFMHCSGFKKGANVSNYFGRIYQARYLTGLIAGSMTKSNKLGYVAAFPIPEVIRGINAFTIGARQVNPDVKVHVVWTKTWYDPALEKDAAKSLLDAGCDVITQHQDSPAAQEAAQEAGAYCIGYNSDMSSFAPKANLTSAIWNWGPMYVKTVEAVRDGSWQGDQSTWWSMQDGVVDIAPMGAMVPDDVKSLVNAKKAELMAGKDTVFAGPIKNQAGEVAIAEGSTPDDGALLGMDWFVEGVVGTTN, from the coding sequence ATGAAGAAACTGCTCAAATTGATTGGTCTGCCGGCGGCCCTGCTGCTGTCGCTGTCCCTTTTCGCCTGCGGTGAAGCCCCGCAGGAGAAGAAAGCCGAAGAACCCGCCAAGACCGAAGAGGCCCAGGCCCCCGCGCCCAAGGAAGAGCCCAAGATGGTCAAGGCCGGGTTCATCTACGTGTCCCCGGTGGGCGACGCCGGGTACTCCTACGCCCACGATCTCGGCCGCCAGGCCGTGGACGCCCTGCCCTGGGCCACCACCAAATTCGCCGAGTCGGTGCCCGAGGGCGCGGATTCCGAGCGCGTGCTGCGCAACATGGCCCGCGAGGGGATGGACATCATCTTCGCCACCAGCTTCGGCTACATGGACCCGGTCATGAAGGTCGCCAAGGAATTTCCCGACACCAAGTTCATGCACTGCTCCGGCTTCAAGAAGGGAGCCAACGTCAGCAACTACTTCGGCCGCATCTACCAGGCCCGCTACCTGACCGGGCTGATCGCCGGTTCCATGACCAAGTCCAACAAGCTCGGTTACGTGGCCGCATTCCCCATCCCCGAGGTCATTCGCGGCATCAACGCCTTCACCATCGGCGCGCGCCAGGTGAACCCGGACGTCAAGGTGCACGTGGTCTGGACCAAGACCTGGTATGACCCGGCCCTGGAAAAGGACGCCGCCAAGTCCCTGCTGGACGCCGGTTGCGACGTCATCACCCAGCACCAGGACTCCCCGGCCGCCCAGGAAGCCGCCCAGGAAGCGGGCGCCTACTGCATCGGCTACAACTCCGACATGTCCTCCTTCGCGCCCAAGGCCAACCTGACCTCGGCCATCTGGAACTGGGGCCCCATGTACGTGAAGACCGTGGAAGCGGTCCGCGACGGCTCCTGGCAGGGTGACCAGTCCACCTGGTGGTCCATGCAGGACGGCGTGGTCGACATCGCCCCCATGGGCGCCATGGTCCCGGACGACGTCAAGTCCCTGGTCAACGCCAAGAAGGCCGAGCTCATGGCCGGCAAGGACACGGTCTTCGCCGGTCCGATCAAGAACCAGGCCGGTGAGGTGGCCATCGCCGAGGGCTCGACCCCGGACGACGGCGCGCTGCTCGGCATGGACTGGTTCGTGGAAGGCGTGGTCGGCACCACCAACTAA
- a CDS encoding GNAT family N-acetyltransferase, producing MQPATEQDLPRIVEIYNSTVATRISTADTEPVSVEARRPWFEHHVPGRRPIMVERIDGEVAAWVSFESFYGRPAYDHTAEISIYIAPEHRRQGLGRKLLREALDMTPALGINTVLGYIFSHNEGSMRLFASFGFEEWGRFPDIAEMDGREYSLSIMGKRVNP from the coding sequence ATGCAGCCCGCCACCGAACAGGATCTTCCCAGGATCGTCGAGATATACAATTCCACGGTCGCCACGCGCATCTCCACCGCCGACACCGAGCCGGTCTCCGTGGAGGCCAGGCGGCCCTGGTTCGAGCACCACGTGCCAGGCCGGCGGCCCATCATGGTCGAGCGCATCGACGGCGAGGTGGCGGCCTGGGTCAGCTTCGAATCGTTCTACGGCCGTCCGGCCTACGACCACACCGCCGAGATCAGCATCTACATCGCCCCGGAGCACCGGCGGCAGGGGCTGGGGCGCAAGCTGCTCCGGGAGGCACTGGACATGACCCCGGCCCTGGGCATCAACACCGTGCTCGGCTACATCTTTTCCCACAACGAGGGGTCCATGCGGCTGTTCGCCTCATTCGGCTTCGAGGAGTGGGGCCGGTTCCCGGACATCGCCGAGATGGACGGCCGGGAGTACAGCCTGTCCATCATGGGCAAGCGGGTCAACCCGTAG
- a CDS encoding ABC transporter permease: MLKIRKRDEPWKWGALVVFLGALLFSLVLSGLLLEGQGKDALYGLTVLWQGSFGNVWSLEDVLLKAIPLFLCSLGVAVAFRMQIWNIGAEGQFALGAIGATWMALAFPNLPRFVLLPLMFVMAFILGGAWALIPAVLRLKLRVNEIISTLMLNYIAILLLDYLVFGVWKDPASFGFPMTPEFTEGAIIPTIGGSRVHWGLLFCVVVGVGLWGFMRFTRLGFELKASGEGARVARYAKIRYGMLVLLVMGLSGGFAGWAGCVETSAILNRLQPSLMVGYGYTAIVVAWLARLEPLNIAFASFLLAALRVGVENMQLKLQIPAAFGTIMEGIILLTVLAGQFFLTYKLVRSQGQE; encoded by the coding sequence GTGCTGAAGATCCGAAAAAGAGATGAACCCTGGAAGTGGGGCGCCCTGGTCGTATTCCTGGGCGCCCTGCTCTTTTCCCTCGTGCTCAGCGGCCTGCTCCTCGAAGGGCAGGGCAAGGACGCCCTCTACGGGCTGACCGTGCTCTGGCAGGGGAGTTTCGGCAACGTCTGGTCGCTCGAGGACGTGCTCCTCAAGGCCATTCCCCTGTTCCTCTGTTCGCTCGGCGTGGCCGTGGCCTTCCGCATGCAGATATGGAACATCGGGGCCGAGGGGCAGTTCGCCCTGGGGGCCATCGGGGCCACCTGGATGGCCCTGGCCTTCCCGAACCTGCCCCGGTTCGTCCTCCTGCCGCTCATGTTCGTCATGGCCTTCATCCTGGGCGGGGCCTGGGCGCTCATCCCGGCCGTGCTCAGGCTGAAGCTGCGGGTCAACGAGATCATCTCCACCCTGATGCTCAACTACATCGCCATCCTGCTCCTGGACTACCTGGTCTTCGGGGTCTGGAAGGACCCGGCCAGCTTCGGTTTTCCCATGACCCCCGAATTCACCGAGGGTGCGATCATCCCGACCATCGGGGGCAGCCGCGTGCACTGGGGCCTGCTCTTCTGCGTGGTCGTGGGCGTGGGGCTGTGGGGTTTCATGCGCTTCACCCGGCTGGGCTTCGAGCTCAAGGCCAGCGGCGAGGGCGCGCGCGTGGCCCGCTACGCCAAGATCCGCTACGGCATGCTCGTCCTGCTGGTCATGGGCCTGTCCGGCGGTTTCGCGGGCTGGGCGGGCTGCGTGGAGACCTCGGCCATCCTCAACCGGCTCCAGCCCTCGCTCATGGTCGGCTACGGCTACACCGCCATCGTGGTCGCCTGGCTGGCCCGGCTCGAGCCCCTGAACATCGCCTTCGCCTCCTTCCTCCTGGCCGCGCTGCGGGTCGGGGTGGAGAACATGCAGCTCAAATTGCAGATCCCGGCGGCCTTCGGGACCATCATGGAGGGCATCATCCTCCTGACCGTGCTGGCCGGACAGTTTTTCCTGACCTACAAGCTGGTCCGCAGCCAGGGACAGGAGTAG
- a CDS encoding phosphatidylglycerophosphatase A has product MSTPNPLDKLAVALATLGPVGHFPKAPGTWGSLAAVVAAPWLFLSLDLPWRLAVLLGVFIVGTWGCGRAEIVMNRKDPGSVVVDELFGQWITLLFFAMPIWYLAIAFVLFRIFDILKPWPVKWAETAFPGGFGVMLDDGVAGLYALACLHLIHYAAGLLF; this is encoded by the coding sequence ATGTCCACACCCAATCCCCTCGACAAGCTCGCCGTCGCCCTGGCCACCCTCGGCCCGGTGGGCCATTTCCCCAAGGCCCCCGGCACCTGGGGCTCCCTGGCCGCCGTGGTGGCCGCCCCGTGGCTGTTCCTCTCCCTCGACCTGCCCTGGCGGCTGGCCGTGCTGCTCGGCGTGTTCATCGTCGGCACCTGGGGTTGCGGCCGGGCCGAGATCGTCATGAATCGCAAGGACCCCGGCAGCGTGGTCGTGGACGAACTCTTCGGCCAGTGGATCACCCTGCTCTTTTTCGCCATGCCCATCTGGTACCTGGCCATCGCCTTCGTCCTGTTCCGCATCTTCGACATCCTCAAGCCCTGGCCCGTCAAATGGGCCGAAACCGCCTTCCCCGGCGGCTTCGGCGTCATGCTCGACGACGGCGTGGCCGGACTTTACGCCCTGGCCTGCCTGCACCTGATCCACTACGCCGCAGGACTTCTTTTTTAG
- a CDS encoding GNAT family N-acetyltransferase, translating into MLIRLETDNDEAAIRAVEYAAFRNHPQHAPGAEPTEHLIVDALRASGRLSLSLVAEDGGAVVGHVALSPALLGNAPEDAPEVAMKDGNQGWYLLGPVGVTPERQGRGIGSALIREALEVMRDRGARGVVLVGEPGYYARFGFSARPGLTMDGVPGRYVLGLSLDDGEVRGRITADPAFFVTAEA; encoded by the coding sequence ATGTTGATACGCTTGGAAACAGACAACGACGAGGCCGCCATCCGGGCGGTCGAATACGCGGCCTTCCGCAACCATCCCCAGCACGCGCCCGGCGCGGAACCCACCGAACACCTGATCGTCGACGCCCTGCGCGCTTCGGGCCGGTTGAGCCTGTCCCTGGTGGCCGAGGACGGCGGCGCGGTGGTCGGTCACGTGGCCCTGTCCCCGGCCTTGCTGGGGAACGCCCCGGAGGACGCCCCGGAGGTTGCCATGAAAGACGGGAACCAGGGCTGGTACCTGCTCGGCCCGGTGGGCGTGACGCCCGAACGCCAGGGGCGGGGCATCGGCTCGGCCCTGATCCGCGAGGCCCTGGAGGTCATGCGGGACCGGGGCGCGCGCGGCGTGGTCCTGGTGGGCGAGCCGGGCTACTACGCGCGGTTCGGTTTCAGCGCCCGGCCGGGGCTGACCATGGACGGCGTGCCCGGCCGGTATGTCCTGGGCCTCTCCCTGGATGACGGCGAGGTCCGGGGGAGGATCACCGCCGACCCGGCCTTTTTCGTGACCGCCGAGGCGTGA